A stretch of bacterium DNA encodes these proteins:
- the fabF gene encoding beta-ketoacyl-ACP synthase II, whose translation MHRRVVITGLGVVTPVGICVDAFWESLVSGRSGIGPITKFDASEFTSRIAGEVKGFDPLDYLDAKEVRKLGTFIQFAVAAAMEAKSDAGLEINGSNEERVGVHIGAGIGCLPTIEEQHKRLLEKGPRRISPFFIPKLIINMASGYVSIIFGAKGPNSASVTACATGLHSISEAFFCVRDGRADVMFAGGAESVITPLAVGGFCAMRALSTRNDEPERASRPFEAERDGFVMAEGAGIVVLESLAHATARGVRIYAELLGAGMSADAYHLVAPDPTASGAVRAMKAALEDAGVVPDEIEHINAHGTSTQLNDKVETMAIKSLFKDRARKIPVTANKSMVGHLLGGAGGVETVAAVLTMDRGVIPPTINYEHPDEECDLDYVPNVARRTQIRMTLSNSFGFGGTNVSIVLRKFEE comes from the coding sequence TTGCACAGACGAGTAGTGATAACGGGCCTGGGGGTGGTTACTCCTGTCGGGATCTGCGTTGATGCGTTTTGGGAGTCGCTGGTCTCGGGTCGGTCCGGCATAGGGCCTATAACTAAATTCGATGCGTCGGAGTTTACTTCGCGGATAGCCGGCGAGGTCAAAGGGTTTGACCCACTCGACTATCTAGATGCCAAGGAGGTTCGCAAGCTCGGGACCTTTATTCAGTTTGCGGTGGCCGCAGCTATGGAGGCGAAATCAGACGCCGGGCTTGAGATCAATGGCTCCAACGAAGAACGAGTTGGGGTTCACATAGGCGCTGGAATAGGCTGTCTGCCGACTATCGAGGAGCAGCATAAGAGGCTACTTGAGAAGGGTCCGAGGCGGATTTCGCCGTTTTTTATCCCGAAGCTGATCATAAACATGGCGTCGGGTTACGTTTCCATCATATTTGGGGCGAAAGGCCCCAACTCCGCCTCTGTTACCGCTTGCGCAACCGGCCTGCACTCTATCTCGGAGGCGTTCTTCTGCGTTCGTGATGGGCGGGCTGACGTGATGTTTGCCGGAGGGGCAGAGTCGGTGATTACGCCGCTTGCGGTTGGCGGTTTCTGTGCGATGCGAGCTCTTTCGACGCGTAATGACGAGCCCGAGAGGGCGAGTCGTCCATTTGAGGCTGAGCGAGATGGTTTCGTTATGGCGGAGGGCGCGGGCATCGTGGTTTTGGAGAGCCTTGCGCATGCGACGGCGCGTGGGGTGAGGATATATGCCGAGTTGCTTGGCGCTGGCATGAGCGCGGATGCCTATCACCTTGTGGCACCTGATCCGACTGCGAGCGGCGCGGTGCGCGCGATGAAGGCAGCGTTGGAGGATGCGGGGGTTGTCCCGGATGAGATTGAGCACATCAACGCTCACGGGACCTCGACTCAGTTGAATGACAAGGTCGAGACAATGGCCATTAAGTCCTTGTTCAAGGATCGTGCCCGCAAGATTCCCGTCACGGCCAACAAATCAATGGTGGGGCATTTGCTTGGCGGTGCTGGAGGCGTAGAGACGGTCGCAGCTGTTCTAACAATGGATAGAGGTGTGATACCGCCGACGATCAACTACGAACATCCTGACGAGGAGTGTGATCTCGACTACGTGCCTAACGTTGCCAGACGAACGCAGATTCGGATGACTTTGAGTAATTCGTTTGGCTTTGGTGGGACGAACGTCTCTATTGTGTTGAGGAAATTTGAGGAGTAG
- the ffh gene encoding signal recognition particle protein — protein MFESLTLRLQSVFQKLRGRGTLSKQDVSLAMREIRRALLQADVNFKVVKDFVAQVEQAAIGSDILSGLDPGQQVVKLVHQNLISLLGEKVAKLKVASKPPTIIMLVGLQGSGKTTACAKLARLIKQAHRFPLLVAADIYRPAAIDQLEKLGQQLEIEVFSRGKQDPVKTAQEAVHYAQLKGWDTIIIDTAGRLHINKELMRELKQMKKKVQPTEILLIADAMTGQDAVNIASSFDEQLGIDGVVLTKMDGDARGGAALSIRAVTGKPIKFVGLGEKLEMIEQFHPDRVASRILGMGDVLTFIEKAEQAMSKKEAEELERKLRRDDFTLEDFMGSLKQLKKMGPLEQLLDMIPGMGRLKALKNFEFDESEIVKVEAIISSMTTEERVNSSILNGSRRRRIALGSGTLIQDVNALLKQFAQVRKMMKQMKGRKGSLPAGLRFLGG, from the coding sequence ATGTTCGAAAGCCTGACGCTTAGGCTCCAGTCAGTTTTTCAGAAGCTCAGGGGCAGGGGGACACTCTCGAAGCAGGATGTCTCCCTGGCCATGCGCGAGATTCGGCGTGCGCTGCTTCAGGCCGACGTCAATTTCAAGGTGGTGAAGGATTTCGTCGCCCAGGTAGAGCAGGCTGCGATTGGGTCAGACATTCTGTCCGGCCTCGATCCGGGGCAACAGGTGGTGAAGCTCGTCCACCAGAACCTGATAAGTCTTCTGGGCGAGAAGGTTGCCAAACTCAAGGTCGCCAGCAAGCCGCCGACCATCATAATGCTTGTGGGGCTGCAAGGTTCCGGCAAGACGACTGCGTGTGCCAAGCTTGCAAGGCTGATCAAGCAGGCGCACAGATTCCCGCTCTTGGTTGCCGCGGACATTTATCGTCCTGCCGCGATAGACCAGCTGGAGAAGCTAGGCCAGCAGTTAGAGATCGAGGTCTTCTCTCGTGGCAAACAGGACCCGGTCAAGACCGCGCAGGAGGCGGTGCATTACGCTCAGTTGAAGGGCTGGGACACAATCATCATCGACACGGCAGGCCGGCTGCACATCAACAAGGAGCTGATGAGAGAGCTCAAGCAGATGAAGAAGAAAGTTCAGCCAACCGAGATACTGCTTATCGCAGATGCTATGACTGGGCAGGACGCCGTCAATATCGCCTCGTCATTTGACGAGCAGCTTGGCATCGACGGGGTGGTTCTGACAAAGATGGACGGCGACGCAAGAGGTGGGGCGGCGCTCTCGATACGGGCGGTAACGGGCAAGCCGATCAAGTTCGTTGGTCTGGGTGAGAAGCTGGAGATGATCGAGCAGTTTCATCCAGACCGCGTGGCGTCCCGGATACTCGGGATGGGGGACGTTCTGACGTTCATCGAAAAGGCCGAGCAGGCGATGTCGAAAAAGGAGGCGGAGGAGCTTGAACGGAAACTCAGGCGGGATGACTTCACGCTAGAGGACTTCATGGGTTCGCTCAAACAGCTGAAGAAGATGGGGCCGCTTGAGCAGCTGCTGGACATGATCCCGGGCATGGGCCGGCTGAAGGCCCTGAAGAACTTCGAGTTCGACGAGAGCGAGATAGTAAAAGTCGAGGCGATCATAAGCTCGATGACCACGGAGGAAAGGGTCAACAGCTCGATCCTAAACGGCAGCCGGCGCAGGCGGATCGCACTTGGTAGCGGCACGCTGATTCAGGACGTCAATGCGCTGTTGAAGCAGTTTGCCCAAGTGAGGAAAATGATGAAGCAGATGAAAGGGAGAAAAGGGAGCTTGCCCGCCGGCTTGAGGTTTCTTGGAGGTTGA
- the fabG gene encoding 3-oxoacyl-[acyl-carrier-protein] reductase, translated as MGEERQAALVTGAARGIGKAIAERLARDGLNVVLCDLLEDEMAETKRELESLGSDTLTFNCDVTDSARVDAMVKETEQHYGRLDVLVNNAGITRDNLLMRMSDEDWERVLAVNLRSVFNCTRSVIRGMVSRRRGRVISISSVIGIMGNAGQANYGASKAGIIGFSRSVAREVASRGVTVNVIAPGYIDTPMTQDVPEKAKEQMFNMIPMKRLGQPEDIANVVAFLASDDAGYITGQVINVNGGIYM; from the coding sequence ATGGGTGAAGAGAGACAGGCAGCGCTCGTTACCGGGGCTGCTAGGGGGATCGGGAAGGCGATCGCTGAGCGCCTGGCGAGAGATGGACTGAACGTCGTGTTATGCGACCTGCTGGAGGATGAGATGGCCGAGACCAAGCGCGAGCTGGAGTCGCTTGGCTCGGACACGCTGACGTTCAACTGCGACGTAACCGATTCTGCGAGGGTGGACGCGATGGTCAAGGAGACGGAACAGCACTACGGGCGGCTTGACGTTCTGGTCAACAACGCTGGTATAACGCGCGATAATCTGTTGATGCGGATGTCGGACGAGGACTGGGAGAGAGTTCTCGCGGTCAATCTGAGGAGCGTCTTTAATTGCACTAGGAGCGTTATACGGGGCATGGTCTCGCGCCGAAGAGGGCGGGTAATCAGCATCAGTTCCGTGATAGGGATAATGGGCAATGCTGGTCAGGCCAACTACGGCGCCTCGAAAGCGGGGATTATAGGATTTAGCAGGAGCGTTGCGAGGGAGGTCGCATCTCGCGGTGTAACGGTCAATGTTATCGCGCCGGGCTACATCGACACGCCAATGACGCAGGACGTGCCAGAGAAGGCGAAGGAGCAGATGTTCAACATGATCCCTATGAAGCGACTCGGCCAGCCGGAAGATATTGCCAATGTGGTTGCATTCTTGGCCTCTGATGATGCAGGATACATCACGGGGCAAGTGATTAACGTAAATGGCGGAATATATATGTAG
- the rnc gene encoding ribonuclease III, with protein MTSDAQRDIIDAKVFALQKKLGVKFNDPAILERAITHTSYSNEINASACANNERMEFLGDAVLKLVICDYLYRRYPNVREGDLTKVLSYVVSDAVLAEHASEECLGEAVLLGKGEEITGGREKTSILAATFESLIAAIYSDQGLPEAARFIIGKLGSQITFAVSHKDKLNYKSLVQEYCVHKFSVSPTYRVTAEIGPPHDRTFEVEILIEDNVWGKGSGRSKRDAEQRAAKEAVDALEKSESKK; from the coding sequence ATGACTTCCGACGCCCAGCGGGACATAATTGACGCCAAGGTATTTGCTCTGCAGAAGAAGCTGGGCGTAAAATTCAACGACCCGGCGATTCTAGAGCGAGCGATCACTCACACATCGTATTCGAATGAGATAAATGCCTCGGCGTGCGCTAACAACGAGCGGATGGAGTTTCTCGGGGACGCCGTGCTCAAGCTCGTTATCTGCGACTACCTTTACCGGCGATACCCCAATGTTCGCGAGGGGGACCTGACCAAGGTTCTGTCATACGTCGTCAGCGACGCTGTTCTGGCCGAGCACGCCTCGGAGGAGTGCTTGGGCGAGGCGGTCCTTCTAGGCAAGGGAGAGGAGATAACGGGTGGCCGAGAAAAGACGTCCATTCTGGCCGCAACGTTTGAGTCGCTGATCGCCGCGATATATTCTGATCAGGGTCTGCCGGAGGCGGCTCGGTTCATCATTGGCAAGCTCGGCAGCCAGATCACGTTCGCCGTGAGCCACAAGGACAAGCTGAACTACAAATCGCTTGTTCAGGAGTACTGCGTCCACAAGTTTAGTGTCAGCCCGACATATCGAGTTACCGCTGAAATCGGGCCACCGCACGACCGGACATTCGAGGTTGAGATACTCATCGAGGACAATGTGTGGGGCAAAGGCTCAGGCCGGTCGAAGCGGGACGCGGAGCAGCGGGCGGCCAAGGAAGCGGTTGATGCGCTAGAGAAGTCGGAGAGTAAGAAGTAG
- the acpP gene encoding acyl carrier protein: MAFDKSVVLDTIVSKLNVKKDRLSNDASFKDDLGADSLELADLIMEFEDKFDIKISEEDGEKLLTVGDALNYIKQKVETDN, translated from the coding sequence ATGGCTTTCGATAAGAGTGTTGTTCTGGACACCATTGTAAGCAAGCTGAACGTCAAGAAGGATCGGCTGTCCAACGATGCGTCTTTCAAGGACGATCTCGGAGCGGATTCGCTTGAGTTGGCGGACCTGATAATGGAATTTGAGGATAAGTTCGACATTAAGATCTCCGAGGAGGACGGCGAGAAGCTGTTGACCGTCGGGGATGCCCTAAACTACATCAAGCAGAAGGTTGAGACCGACAACTAG